One genomic segment of Culturomica massiliensis includes these proteins:
- a CDS encoding FecR family protein — protein MVKIPSYIICLLIDSLKGRLNSSDSRRLQKWLETHPEHQTEIGRLKDTYKNTTDAIRFKNIDTNKAWATINSRTAPRARWRRKVILHRYEIAAGLIFPLVIGIILLQHPGVNEQITPAITAETPECSPEHSTQAILELSSGEQIVLDKSVNQKIQSAEGLIVGIDSTNTIAITHAGDSVKASEKPNRIYVPVGGEYSIILCDGTKVWVNSDSRLTFPNHFYGPERTVELSGEAYFEVSKNGKPFIVNTGSSSIRVLGTAFNVCSYHDEKSEQITLVNGAVKVKVGEKNYPLRPGQQLISRKSSEKVEIKEVDTELYTSWRNDLFRFVDLPIEDITLKLKRWYNVCFIFKNEQCKKYRFTGAARKDGDLQELLRRIEATNPNIQFKINNNEIEIIQK, from the coding sequence ATGGTAAAAATTCCGTCCTATATTATCTGCTTATTGATTGATTCCCTGAAAGGACGGCTTAATTCGTCCGATTCCCGCCGCCTGCAAAAGTGGTTGGAAACACATCCGGAACATCAAACAGAAATCGGAAGATTAAAAGATACCTATAAAAACACGACGGATGCTATTCGTTTCAAAAATATAGATACCAACAAAGCCTGGGCTACAATCAATTCCCGTACAGCTCCACGTGCCCGATGGAGAAGAAAAGTCATTTTACATCGTTATGAAATTGCAGCGGGGCTTATATTTCCGTTAGTGATCGGTATTATTTTACTTCAACATCCAGGAGTGAACGAACAAATCACACCGGCTATCACTGCCGAAACTCCAGAATGTTCGCCGGAGCATTCTACCCAAGCAATATTGGAATTATCGAGCGGAGAACAAATTGTTTTGGATAAATCTGTCAATCAAAAAATTCAGAGTGCCGAGGGTCTCATTGTCGGAATAGACTCTACCAATACCATAGCCATTACACATGCCGGAGATTCGGTTAAAGCATCTGAAAAACCGAACCGTATTTACGTTCCGGTCGGCGGAGAATACAGCATCATCTTGTGTGACGGTACTAAAGTTTGGGTCAATTCCGACAGTCGTCTTACGTTTCCCAATCACTTTTACGGTCCGGAGCGGACCGTTGAGTTAAGCGGAGAAGCTTATTTTGAAGTTTCCAAAAACGGTAAGCCTTTCATCGTCAACACAGGCTCTTCTTCCATACGGGTTTTGGGTACGGCTTTCAATGTATGCAGTTATCACGACGAAAAATCGGAACAAATTACACTTGTAAACGGAGCCGTAAAAGTAAAAGTCGGTGAAAAAAATTACCCACTCCGTCCGGGACAACAACTGATTTCCCGAAAATCATCGGAAAAAGTAGAAATCAAAGAAGTCGATACGGAGTTATACACATCCTGGCGGAACGATTTATTCCGTTTTGTAGACCTTCCGATTGAAGATATTACACTAAAACTCAAACGCTGGTATAATGTCTGTTTCATTTTTAAAAATGAGCAATGCAAAAAATACCGGTTTACCGGCGCTGCCCGAAAAGACGGAGACTTACAGGAACTCTTACGCCGGATAGAGGCAACAAACCCCAATATACAATTCAAAATAAATAACAATGAAATAGAGATAATACAAAAATAA
- a CDS encoding RagB/SusD family nutrient uptake outer membrane protein, with the protein MKKKNIIIPLLFIASLLASSCNDFLDKMPDNRAELTTEQKITRLLVSAYPSASFSMLAEMMSDNTQDNGTLYSAYSLMDEEAYHWQDVTEVSQDSPQYIWDNYYLAIASANHAIKAIEELGMDKNSPQKGEALLCRAYAHFILVNLFCQHYNTATSTRDMGIPYVEEPETTVSKNYDRGTVADVYAKIAEDIEAGIPLIDDQIYTVPRYHFNYKAACAFASRFYLWYEKYDKVIRYATLALGETPDEVMRDFNGDAKTSDWNWRINNYVSAELNSNLLLLPAKSYWPIIHGPYSQGERYGHARSIAKTQTFWSPGLWGENLSAYNTVFGSTPKMVYPKLGAFVEYTDKVAGTGFINLVYPAFTTDEAILCRAEAYVYRQEYARALADMQTWLKGHTTTGGSLSLDNIKNYYAQDLTTKKPLHPKFTLETGLQESFIHFILHCRRIENIHEGLRWFDIKRYGIEIAHNRHGKTDDVLTTDDLRRAIQIPSSVISAGMPANPR; encoded by the coding sequence ATGAAAAAGAAAAATATAATTATCCCCCTGCTTTTTATAGCATCGTTGCTGGCCAGTTCCTGTAACGACTTTCTGGATAAGATGCCGGACAACCGGGCAGAACTGACAACAGAACAAAAAATTACCCGTCTGTTGGTATCGGCCTATCCAAGCGCCTCTTTCAGTATGCTGGCAGAAATGATGTCAGATAATACCCAAGACAATGGAACATTATATTCGGCCTATTCCCTGATGGACGAGGAAGCTTATCATTGGCAGGATGTGACGGAAGTAAGCCAGGATTCGCCCCAATATATCTGGGACAACTACTACCTGGCGATTGCTTCGGCAAACCATGCTATAAAGGCTATTGAGGAACTGGGCATGGACAAAAACAGTCCCCAAAAAGGCGAAGCCTTATTGTGTCGTGCCTATGCTCATTTTATCCTGGTGAATTTATTTTGCCAACATTACAATACGGCAACCAGCACCCGGGATATGGGTATTCCCTATGTAGAGGAACCGGAAACAACCGTATCCAAAAATTACGACCGCGGAACCGTTGCCGATGTCTACGCTAAAATTGCCGAAGATATCGAAGCCGGAATCCCCCTGATCGACGACCAAATCTATACCGTCCCCCGTTATCATTTCAACTACAAAGCAGCCTGTGCTTTTGCATCCCGTTTTTACTTATGGTATGAGAAATACGACAAAGTCATCCGATACGCCACATTAGCATTGGGAGAAACACCTGACGAAGTGATGCGGGATTTTAACGGCGACGCAAAAACCTCCGACTGGAACTGGCGAATCAATAATTATGTCAGTGCAGAACTCAACAGCAATCTGCTGCTATTGCCCGCCAAATCCTACTGGCCTATTATACACGGTCCTTATAGCCAGGGAGAACGGTATGGTCACGCCCGTTCCATTGCCAAAACCCAAACTTTCTGGTCACCTGGGTTATGGGGAGAAAACCTGAGTGCCTACAATACGGTTTTCGGCTCTACACCAAAAATGGTATATCCTAAATTAGGAGCTTTTGTCGAATATACGGATAAAGTTGCGGGAACGGGCTTCATTAATCTGGTGTATCCGGCATTTACAACAGATGAAGCTATTTTATGCCGGGCAGAAGCCTATGTCTACCGGCAAGAATATGCCCGGGCCCTTGCCGACATGCAAACCTGGCTGAAAGGACACACGACAACAGGCGGAAGCCTGAGCCTGGATAATATCAAAAACTATTATGCCCAGGATCTTACGACGAAGAAACCGTTGCATCCGAAATTCACCTTAGAGACAGGACTTCAGGAAAGCTTTATCCATTTCATTCTCCATTGCAGACGAATCGAAAATATACACGAAGGATTACGGTGGTTCGACATCAAACGCTACGGTATTGAAATCGCCCACAACCGCCACGGTAAAACGGACGACGTACTGACAACCGACGATCTCCGCCGGGCGATCCAGATTCCGTCATCCGTCATCAGCGCAGGCATGCCCGCCAATCCGAGATAA
- a CDS encoding SusC/RagA family TonB-linked outer membrane protein, with translation MLRVTQFVFFLTLGLTLQVSAHTSAQVVHLKEQEHTLKALFEEVEKQAGLLTFFSNNELDMYRKVQIEKANFTVKELYDLILKGTHLQAEITSTYVIIRPSQANQQQQKSNPDERTITGKVTDEQGEPLPGVTIMIIGTTSGTATDVEGKYTLKVRAGNTLKFSFVGMKDQTVRIADKNVIDVTLKPDSETLEEVVVTGMAQMDKRLFTGATDRLSADQVIVQGLPDVSRALEGRSAGVSVQNVSGTFGTAPKIRVRGATSIYGSSKPLWVVDGVVMEDVVELGADELSSGDAVTLISSAIAGLSADDIENFQILKDGSATSIYGARAMAGVVVITTKRGKAGVSHINYTGELSMRLVPDYSTFNIMNSQDQMSVYNEMYQKGWLSFAKTYRASESGVYGKMYKLMNTYDPVSGTWALANTPEARNKYLQEAEMRNTDWFNELFRNSLTQNHSISISSGTEKARYYASMSIYHDPGWSKASSVNRYTANANASYDILPNLTLSLLTNGSYRDQQAPGTLSQQVDVVSGEVKRDFDINPYSYALNTSRALAVKDAKGYTYYTRNYAPFNILHELENNYIDLNMVDLKFQGELKWKIRTGLEVSMVGAVKYQNSSQEHHIKDQSNQAQAYREMSDATIRDANPFLYTDPDIAYSLPVSILPEGGIYKRTNYKMFGTDFRATLSFNKVFNETHITNFFGGMETNSVERQATWFMGMGYQYDMGGNPFFNYYAFKQLAEENGQYYQNTSTTSRNVAFFGTATYSYKGIYTLNGTLRYEGSNKLGKSRSSRWLPTWNIALAWNAHEESFFESLKPAVSHLTFRTSYSLTADRGPASVSNSRAIYTSYTPWRPSSTVKEPGLEISSLENSELTYEKKHELNIGLDFGFLDNRINLSSDYYTRNNYDLIGLINTQGAGGETIKYANVASMKSSGFEFTLSTKNIKLPNFTWSTDLIFSKNKNTVTKLDARSRVIDLVSGNGFARKNYPVRSLFSMPFKGLNKDGLPTFLNHKGEITITDINFQERDMVDFLKYEGPTDPTITGSLGNIFTYKNLKLNVFITYSFGNVIRLDPVFSSSYSDLDAMPKEFKNRWMMPGDEAHTDIPVIASNRQDKDIKNLRYAYNAYNYSDARIADGGFIRMKEISLTYDFPQKFIRRLNLNNLSLKAQATNLFLLYADSKLNGQDPEFFRSGGVSAPVPRQFTFTLRFGF, from the coding sequence ATGCTGCGTGTGACTCAGTTTGTATTTTTCCTGACCTTGGGCCTGACCTTGCAAGTTTCTGCCCATACCTCAGCTCAGGTAGTACACCTCAAAGAACAGGAGCATACCCTGAAAGCCCTTTTTGAGGAAGTCGAAAAACAAGCCGGTTTACTGACCTTTTTCAGTAACAACGAGTTGGATATGTACCGCAAAGTACAGATTGAAAAAGCGAATTTCACGGTAAAGGAGTTATATGACCTCATTTTAAAAGGCACTCATCTTCAAGCCGAAATCACCAGTACCTATGTCATTATCCGGCCCAGTCAAGCCAATCAGCAACAGCAGAAAAGCAATCCGGACGAACGAACAATTACCGGGAAAGTAACCGATGAGCAAGGTGAACCTCTCCCCGGCGTGACAATTATGATCATAGGCACGACCTCCGGAACGGCAACTGACGTCGAAGGGAAGTACACCCTGAAAGTCAGAGCCGGAAATACTCTGAAATTCTCGTTTGTAGGAATGAAAGACCAAACAGTTCGTATTGCCGACAAAAATGTCATTGATGTTACACTTAAACCGGATAGTGAAACACTGGAAGAAGTGGTTGTAACCGGAATGGCACAAATGGACAAGCGACTCTTTACGGGAGCCACCGACCGTTTGTCGGCCGATCAGGTCATCGTACAGGGTTTACCTGATGTAAGCCGGGCTCTCGAAGGCCGTTCAGCCGGTGTATCCGTACAAAATGTTTCAGGGACATTCGGTACGGCACCTAAAATCCGCGTACGGGGAGCTACTTCTATCTATGGAAGCAGCAAACCGTTGTGGGTTGTAGACGGTGTTGTCATGGAGGATGTTGTTGAACTGGGAGCCGACGAACTATCCTCGGGAGATGCCGTTACACTCATCAGTTCTGCAATTGCCGGTTTAAGTGCCGACGACATTGAAAATTTTCAAATTTTAAAGGACGGCTCTGCTACTTCAATCTACGGAGCCAGGGCCATGGCGGGTGTTGTCGTCATTACGACCAAACGGGGCAAAGCGGGCGTAAGCCACATCAATTACACCGGAGAATTATCCATGCGGCTGGTTCCTGACTATTCTACGTTCAACATCATGAACTCCCAGGACCAGATGAGTGTTTATAATGAAATGTATCAGAAAGGCTGGCTAAGCTTTGCCAAAACCTATCGGGCATCGGAAAGCGGCGTGTACGGGAAAATGTACAAACTGATGAACACTTATGATCCGGTATCCGGGACATGGGCACTGGCAAATACACCGGAAGCCCGGAATAAATATTTGCAGGAAGCTGAAATGCGGAATACGGACTGGTTCAATGAATTATTTCGGAATTCACTGACGCAAAATCATTCTATCAGTATCAGCTCCGGTACTGAAAAAGCCAGATATTACGCTTCAATGAGTATATATCACGATCCGGGATGGTCAAAAGCCAGTTCGGTAAACCGTTATACGGCCAATGCCAATGCTTCTTATGACATTTTACCGAATCTTACCCTCAGTCTGCTTACAAACGGCTCTTACCGGGATCAACAAGCTCCGGGAACACTTAGCCAGCAAGTCGACGTTGTCAGCGGAGAAGTAAAACGGGATTTCGATATAAACCCGTACAGTTATGCTTTGAACACCTCCAGAGCGCTGGCGGTAAAAGATGCAAAAGGGTACACTTACTATACCCGAAACTACGCTCCGTTCAACATATTACATGAATTGGAAAACAATTACATCGATCTGAACATGGTAGATCTGAAATTCCAGGGAGAGTTGAAATGGAAAATACGAACCGGCCTGGAAGTCAGCATGGTCGGAGCAGTTAAATACCAGAATTCCTCACAGGAACATCACATCAAAGATCAGTCCAACCAAGCACAAGCCTACCGTGAAATGAGCGATGCGACAATTCGCGACGCCAACCCTTTCCTGTACACCGATCCGGACATTGCCTATTCCTTACCTGTAAGCATATTACCGGAAGGCGGTATCTACAAACGTACCAATTACAAAATGTTCGGGACGGATTTTCGGGCAACATTAAGTTTTAACAAAGTTTTCAACGAAACGCATATTACCAATTTTTTCGGCGGTATGGAAACCAATTCGGTAGAACGTCAAGCCACCTGGTTTATGGGAATGGGATATCAATACGATATGGGAGGTAATCCGTTCTTTAACTACTATGCTTTCAAACAATTGGCCGAAGAGAACGGACAATATTACCAAAATACAAGCACAACTTCCCGCAATGTCGCATTTTTCGGAACAGCCACGTATTCCTACAAAGGAATCTATACCTTAAACGGAACCTTACGCTACGAAGGATCAAACAAACTGGGTAAATCAAGAAGTTCCCGCTGGCTCCCGACCTGGAATATCGCTCTCGCCTGGAATGCACATGAAGAATCATTTTTTGAAAGTTTAAAACCTGCGGTTTCACACCTTACTTTCAGAACATCCTACAGCTTGACTGCCGACCGGGGACCGGCCTCCGTATCCAATTCAAGAGCCATATATACCAGTTACACCCCCTGGCGTCCTTCCTCTACGGTAAAAGAGCCGGGATTGGAAATCAGTTCTTTGGAAAACAGCGAACTGACTTACGAAAAAAAACACGAATTGAATATTGGATTGGACTTCGGTTTTTTAGATAACCGGATCAACCTTAGTAGTGATTATTACACCCGTAATAACTACGACCTGATCGGTTTAATCAACACACAAGGTGCCGGAGGTGAAACCATCAAATACGCCAATGTCGCTTCCATGAAATCGAGTGGATTCGAATTTACCCTCTCGACAAAAAATATCAAACTCCCCAATTTTACCTGGAGTACCGATTTGATCTTTTCCAAAAATAAAAACACAGTGACGAAACTGGATGCCCGCTCCAGAGTTATCGACCTGGTATCCGGTAATGGTTTTGCACGGAAAAACTATCCGGTACGTTCTCTGTTTTCAATGCCGTTCAAAGGATTGAATAAGGACGGTTTGCCGACATTCCTGAATCACAAAGGTGAAATTACGATTACGGATATCAATTTCCAGGAACGGGACATGGTTGACTTCCTAAAATACGAAGGTCCGACCGACCCGACAATTACAGGAAGTTTGGGAAATATTTTCACTTACAAAAATCTCAAATTAAACGTTTTTATAACCTACTCGTTCGGCAATGTTATCCGTCTGGATCCGGTATTCAGCAGTTCTTATTCCGATTTGGACGCCATGCCCAAAGAATTTAAAAACCGTTGGATGATGCCGGGCGATGAAGCTCACACCGATATTCCGGTCATTGCCAGTAACCGCCAGGATAAAGACATCAAAAATCTCAGGTATGCATACAATGCTTACAATTACTCGGATGCCCGAATTGCAGACGGAGGCTTTATCCGGATGAAAGAAATATCGCTTACCTACGATTTCCCTCAAAAATTCATCCGCCGGCTCAACCTGAACAACCTGTCCCTGAAAGCACAGGCAACGAACTTATTTCTGCTTTATGCGGATTCGAAACTGAACGGCCAGGACCCGGAGTTTTTCCGCTCCGGAGGGGTTTCTGCCCCGGTACCCAGGCAATTTACATTTACTCTGAGGTTTGGATTTTAA
- a CDS encoding zinc-binding metallopeptidase codes for MKRTVIYTLLLFSLAPLFYGCSEDDPGGKSIFEPSEVKRTEFDLWLLDNYVNAYNIDMKYRMEDVISDMTFNLVPASLENSIKISKLIKHLWLEVYDEVAGVDFMRTYVPKVIHLIGSPAIDAEAQTEVLGTAEGGLMVTLYKVNELNTENIDSLNYFYFKTMHHEFAHILHQTKNYPKDFEKITTSDYSPTGWMNRTEKEAWKMGFVSKYASSEPQEDFVEIIAIYLTSNNEAWQEILKGAGTDGSEIIQKKFGIVRNWLKNSWNINIDDLRKVVERRSSEIGNIDYDLDE; via the coding sequence ATGAAAAGAACAGTTATTTATACGCTTCTCCTTTTCTCTCTGGCCCCCCTCTTTTACGGTTGCTCAGAAGACGATCCCGGCGGAAAATCCATTTTCGAACCTTCGGAAGTAAAACGCACCGAATTTGATCTTTGGCTATTGGACAATTACGTCAATGCCTATAACATCGACATGAAGTATCGGATGGAAGACGTTATATCGGATATGACGTTCAACCTGGTACCGGCCAGTCTGGAAAATTCCATCAAAATATCCAAGCTGATAAAGCATCTCTGGCTGGAAGTTTATGACGAAGTAGCCGGGGTCGATTTCATGCGTACCTATGTTCCTAAAGTGATTCACCTGATCGGTTCTCCGGCTATCGATGCCGAAGCACAAACCGAAGTATTGGGGACAGCCGAAGGCGGATTGATGGTCACGTTATACAAGGTCAATGAACTGAATACGGAAAACATCGACAGTCTGAATTATTTTTATTTCAAGACAATGCATCACGAATTCGCTCACATTCTCCATCAAACTAAAAATTACCCCAAAGACTTCGAGAAAATCACGACCTCCGATTACTCTCCCACAGGCTGGATGAACCGGACAGAAAAAGAAGCCTGGAAAATGGGATTTGTTTCCAAATATGCCAGCAGTGAGCCGCAGGAAGATTTTGTCGAGATCATCGCTATCTATCTAACCAGCAACAATGAAGCCTGGCAAGAAATATTAAAAGGGGCCGGCACTGACGGTAGTGAAATTATCCAGAAAAAGTTCGGTATTGTACGCAACTGGCTGAAAAACTCCTGGAATATCAATATCGACGATCTGCGGAAAGTCGTAGAACGCCGTTCTTCAGAAATCGGCAATATCGATTACGACCTCGACGAATAA